In the Oscillatoria salina IIICB1 genome, one interval contains:
- a CDS encoding glycosyltransferase yields MIRIVIGTEKNQYVAQKVLEYSIRSHTSAEVDIRFVTQTQKRVGGTRFGFVRFLVPSIFNYEGTAIYLDADQIVLTDIQELANSLKPEYTLALVSNLEGYFGGKPVPQRKETSVMVMNCAQLKHWNPETIFNNVVPNDSPLEPGQIHYRDFMWLKWMDDREIQELEPTWNHFNILREDTKLLHFSHVASQPWKKPDHPLSKFWGQWLRKTIRAGYLKRRELWQAIAEKDINRYYLRYLIW; encoded by the coding sequence ATGATTAGAATCGTTATTGGTACGGAAAAAAATCAGTACGTTGCCCAAAAAGTTCTCGAATATTCCATTCGCAGTCACACTTCAGCCGAGGTGGATATTCGCTTCGTGACGCAAACTCAAAAGCGTGTTGGTGGAACTAGATTTGGTTTTGTGAGATTTTTGGTTCCGAGTATTTTTAATTATGAAGGAACGGCAATTTATTTAGATGCCGACCAAATTGTGCTGACTGATATTCAAGAATTAGCTAATAGCTTAAAGCCAGAATACACCTTGGCTTTAGTAAGTAATTTAGAAGGTTATTTTGGTGGTAAACCAGTTCCCCAGCGCAAAGAAACTAGCGTGATGGTGATGAATTGTGCTCAACTAAAACATTGGAATCCAGAGACGATTTTTAATAATGTGGTTCCTAATGATTCTCCTCTCGAACCGGGACAAATTCATTATCGCGATTTTATGTGGTTAAAGTGGATGGACGATCGCGAAATTCAGGAACTCGAACCTACTTGGAATCATTTTAATATTTTGCGAGAAGATACGAAATTATTGCATTTTAGTCACGTCGCTTCTCAACCTTGGAAAAAACCAGATCATCCTCTGAGTAAATTTTGGGGTCAATGGTTGAGAAAAACAATCCGGGCGGGTTATCTTAAACGTAGAGAATTATGGCAGGCGATCGCGGAAAAAGATATCAATCGCTACTATCTCCGCTATCTTATCTGGTAG
- a CDS encoding glycosyltransferase family 4 protein: protein MSMQSHQENQSFKFGTFPNKYFRRDLEVLREKLKRKEHFAFNKAADGELAIVAGRHINRLHIGNGEFIYEPENPEDEELRAALSAALRCDREQYFLGVACPCCVGEDDARWMREFVNRDESYLTWANIFVNSNYSYYLTSIVPLYQEYEVILVCNQQANLEKLPFSVKKDFRCGLNAWKENRNLITEIKNYIDENEIKNHLFLFCCGPLGNILTHQLFLHSQENTYLDIGSTLDPLLFGEKGYTRGYLQGSANITKECRWNFEAEKPYDVVFVVPEVNRGWILDGICQEIAKFIEGNWRFVYYPTEDIPLAEVYYLAHYSLVGKCLKEYPYIRYSQLLTWYTHPKNTARLEERVVQALNNCTTTICASPQNVKFLIDNGVEKHKVTSILGGADPNLFQPHQREAGSVGFCTAYYPRKNPDLILCVVKAMPHRQFILLGRNWEKYEKFSELRDLPNFEYVEAPYSDYPQYYAQMDVFVSPAKLEGGPIPLIEAMMCNIVPVASKTGFAPNIITHGENGFLFNIDSSVEEVCDLIEQAYQIETNIRDTVIHLSWENFSLEVQKLFAKNSGFFQEKIQGLQEELKNIVQEVKDLKTDKLSLKNRNQELKIKLREVKDKNEELKADRTNLKNKIAALQAEFINFKNKLEDLQADRIKLKGKIDDLQTNRVSLKSKIEKLQQDKRTLQKEKKKLRSEIKLMQASKFWKVREKWVSLKKGLGLVDK from the coding sequence ATGAGTATGCAGAGCCACCAAGAGAACCAGTCCTTTAAATTTGGCACTTTTCCCAATAAGTATTTTCGGCGCGACTTAGAAGTTTTGCGCGAGAAACTAAAGCGAAAAGAACATTTTGCTTTTAATAAAGCCGCAGATGGGGAACTGGCAATCGTGGCGGGTAGACATATTAATAGATTGCATATCGGTAATGGTGAGTTTATCTACGAGCCAGAAAACCCAGAAGACGAGGAATTAAGAGCAGCATTATCAGCCGCATTGCGTTGCGATCGCGAACAATATTTTCTAGGTGTTGCTTGTCCCTGTTGCGTCGGAGAAGACGATGCTCGCTGGATGAGAGAATTTGTCAATAGAGACGAAAGTTATTTAACTTGGGCAAATATATTTGTTAATAGTAATTATAGTTATTATTTAACTAGTATTGTTCCCCTGTATCAAGAGTATGAAGTCATCTTAGTTTGCAATCAGCAAGCCAATCTAGAAAAACTACCTTTTTCCGTAAAAAAAGATTTTCGCTGCGGATTGAATGCTTGGAAAGAAAACCGTAATTTAATTACAGAAATTAAAAATTATATCGACGAAAATGAAATCAAAAATCATCTTTTTTTATTTTGTTGTGGTCCGTTAGGCAATATTTTAACTCATCAATTATTTTTGCATTCTCAGGAAAACACTTATTTAGATATTGGTTCGACCTTAGATCCTTTATTATTTGGGGAGAAAGGTTATACGAGAGGATATCTTCAAGGTAGTGCAAATATTACCAAAGAATGTCGTTGGAATTTTGAAGCCGAAAAACCCTACGATGTAGTATTTGTTGTTCCTGAAGTAAATCGTGGTTGGATTTTGGATGGTATTTGTCAAGAAATCGCCAAATTTATCGAGGGAAATTGGCGTTTTGTCTACTATCCCACCGAAGACATTCCTTTGGCAGAAGTTTATTATTTAGCCCACTACTCCTTAGTAGGAAAATGCTTGAAAGAGTATCCTTACATTCGCTACAGTCAGCTTTTAACTTGGTACACTCATCCCAAAAATACCGCTCGTTTAGAAGAGCGAGTCGTGCAAGCTTTAAATAATTGCACAACAACCATCTGTGCTAGCCCACAAAATGTCAAATTTTTGATAGATAATGGCGTTGAAAAGCATAAAGTTACTTCTATTTTAGGCGGTGCAGATCCAAATTTATTTCAACCCCATCAAAGAGAAGCTGGCTCGGTAGGTTTTTGTACGGCTTATTATCCTCGTAAAAATCCCGATCTTATTTTATGTGTTGTTAAAGCAATGCCACATCGTCAATTTATTTTGTTAGGAAGAAACTGGGAGAAATACGAGAAATTTTCCGAATTGAGGGATTTACCTAACTTTGAATATGTTGAGGCTCCTTATTCAGATTATCCTCAATATTATGCTCAAATGGACGTCTTTGTTTCGCCTGCCAAACTTGAAGGAGGTCCAATTCCTTTAATCGAGGCAATGATGTGTAATATTGTTCCCGTAGCTAGCAAAACAGGATTTGCACCTAATATAATTACTCATGGAGAAAATGGTTTTCTCTTTAATATTGATAGTTCGGTTGAAGAAGTTTGCGATCTGATCGAGCAAGCTTATCAAATTGAAACGAATATTCGCGATACTGTCATTCACTTAAGCTGGGAAAATTTTTCTCTCGAAGTTCAAAAATTGTTTGCCAAGAATTCTGGCTTTTTTCAGGAAAAAATTCAAGGACTTCAAGAAGAACTTAAAAACATTGTTCAAGAAGTTAAAGATTTAAAAACAGATAAATTAAGTCTTAAAAATAGAAACCAGGAATTGAAAATTAAGTTAAGGGAAGTTAAGGATAAAAATGAAGAATTAAAAGCAGATCGAACTAACTTAAAAAACAAAATAGCCGCTCTCCAAGCAGAATTTATTAACTTTAAGAATAAACTTGAAGACTTGCAAGCTGACAGAATTAAGCTCAAAGGTAAAATCGATGACTTGCAAACCAACCGAGTTAGCCTCAAAAGCAAAATTGAAAAGTTGCAACAGGATAAACGGACTTTACAAAAAGAGAAAAAGAAATTACGCTCAGAAATTAAACTGATGCAAGCTTCTAAATTCTGGAAAGTTCGCGAAAAATGGGTAAGTTTGAAAAAGGGTTTGGGTTTGGTAGATAAATAA
- a CDS encoding glycosyltransferase family 8 protein, translating to MLANTSQLIKKVLKKFPKLAQKLPEQIATQLFKPQENPSIVCAADDRYAMPLTVAVRSVLANLKIYPQVKLFLIDGGISPKNKEKFLQSLNPKQIDLHWLQPDRSKLTKMKVKGHVSLASYYRLLIPELLPDSLQKVIYLDSDLVVNADIGKLWNIDVGDYYLLAVQDLGVPYVGCPVGLLNYQELGYPADYKYFNAGVLVINLQKWRQESIGKKVINYIEENLEFIRWWDQDGLNAMLAGKWGELDYKWNQQPPIYGYGEPSWKPSPLKKELSEEVCQDIIDNPYIVHYVTSRKPWRYDSLHPRRDLFFHYLDMTAWAGWRPEKPANNK from the coding sequence ATGTTAGCAAATACTAGTCAATTGATAAAAAAGGTGCTAAAAAAGTTCCCAAAGCTTGCCCAAAAGTTGCCGGAACAAATCGCAACTCAGCTATTCAAACCACAAGAGAATCCTAGCATTGTTTGTGCTGCTGACGATCGCTACGCTATGCCTTTGACTGTAGCAGTTCGCTCGGTGCTTGCCAACCTAAAAATTTATCCCCAGGTAAAGCTATTTCTGATTGATGGCGGCATCAGTCCAAAAAACAAGGAAAAATTTCTCCAGTCTCTCAACCCTAAACAAATCGATCTTCACTGGTTGCAACCAGATCGAAGTAAGCTAACTAAAATGAAGGTTAAAGGTCATGTGAGTCTGGCAAGTTATTATCGCTTACTAATTCCTGAGTTACTACCTGATTCCCTTCAAAAAGTAATTTACCTGGATAGTGACTTGGTTGTCAATGCGGATATCGGCAAACTCTGGAATATTGATGTGGGAGATTATTATCTTTTAGCAGTTCAAGATTTGGGCGTTCCTTATGTGGGTTGTCCGGTGGGACTTTTGAATTATCAAGAATTAGGATATCCGGCGGATTATAAATATTTTAATGCGGGTGTATTAGTAATTAATTTGCAAAAGTGGCGACAAGAAAGTATTGGCAAAAAAGTTATTAATTATATTGAAGAAAATCTAGAATTTATTCGTTGGTGGGATCAAGATGGCTTAAATGCGATGTTAGCAGGTAAGTGGGGAGAACTTGATTATAAATGGAACCAACAACCGCCCATTTATGGCTACGGCGAACCTTCTTGGAAACCTAGTCCTCTGAAAAAAGAACTTTCTGAGGAAGTTTGTCAAGATATTATTGATAATCCTTATATCGTGCATTACGTGACTTCGCGCAAACCGTGGCGTTATGATTCTTTACATCCTCGACGAGACTTATTTTTTCACTATTTAGATATGACTGCTTGGGCGGGATGGCGACCGGAAAAACCTGCTAACAACAAATAA
- a CDS encoding glycosyltransferase family protein: protein MIFQPFLKQVKQFFSPNQELTVNQEKKLKILVLTDYFNATYYTGFYYPLRSLAAKKVADFTALCHQDILDKINKKNPDLFWQQLLQSEQPDAVIFNRYGLAYGRFLLAECQQKQIPTIYFIDDDLLNITPVLGEEIQKRLGNPEVITERKHLLENVDLIYSSTEYLAKKLAKVFPQQQIFDGVYPPYLGHLVNKKPAKEKKADSEFKFGYMGSKGHNQDLRAIAPAIAQVLTDYPQAKFEIFGTVSLPEELTCFGDRIKSHKVIKQFDKFLQQLYQLNWDVGLAPIEDTEFNRCKSLSKYLEYTAAEIPIIARNLNVYNQTINSENGLLANQDEWYEKITLLLHKPELRNELIAGAKQTCSTKFKLEFLAEQHLQIIESLRDKN from the coding sequence ATGATTTTCCAGCCTTTTTTAAAGCAAGTAAAACAATTTTTTAGTCCCAATCAAGAGTTAACAGTAAACCAGGAAAAGAAATTAAAAATCTTGGTACTTACTGATTACTTTAATGCCACTTACTACACCGGATTTTATTATCCTTTGCGAAGTTTAGCAGCGAAAAAAGTTGCTGATTTTACGGCACTTTGTCATCAAGATATACTTGACAAAATCAACAAAAAAAATCCAGATTTGTTTTGGCAGCAGTTGTTACAATCAGAACAACCAGATGCAGTAATTTTTAACCGTTACGGCTTGGCTTACGGTCGCTTTTTGCTGGCAGAATGTCAACAGAAGCAGATTCCGACAATTTATTTCATTGACGACGATCTCTTAAATATTACCCCAGTTCTTGGGGAAGAAATTCAAAAGCGGTTAGGAAATCCAGAGGTAATTACTGAAAGAAAACATTTACTCGAAAATGTTGATTTAATTTATTCATCAACTGAATATTTAGCTAAGAAACTCGCGAAAGTTTTTCCTCAACAGCAAATATTTGATGGTGTTTATCCACCATATTTAGGGCATTTAGTCAATAAAAAACCTGCGAAGGAGAAAAAAGCCGATTCCGAGTTTAAATTTGGTTACATGGGATCGAAAGGACATAATCAGGATTTGCGCGCGATCGCACCTGCGATCGCGCAAGTTTTGACTGACTATCCTCAAGCAAAGTTTGAAATCTTTGGTACAGTTTCTCTCCCGGAAGAATTAACTTGTTTTGGTGACAGAATAAAATCCCACAAAGTTATCAAACAATTCGACAAATTTCTGCAACAGCTTTACCAACTTAATTGGGATGTAGGATTAGCGCCAATCGAAGATACAGAATTTAATCGCTGTAAATCTTTGAGCAAATATTTAGAATATACTGCTGCGGAAATCCCTATTATTGCCCGCAATTTAAACGTTTACAATCAAACAATTAACTCAGAAAATGGTTTACTAGCAAACCAAGATGAATGGTATGAAAAAATTACTCTTTTGCTTCATAAACCAGAGTTAAGAAATGAATTAATTGCTGGCGCAAAACAAACTTGCTCTACCAAGTTTAAATTAGAATTTTTGGCAGAACAACACTTACAAATTATCGAGTCATTACGCGACAAAAATTAA
- a CDS encoding glycosyltransferase, whose product MSERIRVYVGTDRSQLLAVKVLEHSIKRHTKRDVEVYPMLDLPIPKPKDPRQGQRTGFSFSRFCIPELAGYSGKALYLDADMLVFKDIASLWDIPFDGAKVIIQEEIPRDRQQIAKHGAPPQRVKQCSVMLLDCDRLDWKIEQIIDGFDTNKYNYEKLMYELCILDDQKDIKYGVPFEWNSLEYYDKKTCLIHYTDMATQPWVSSRNKYGYLWFNEVRLMLKNGSLTMKEIEKEIKLGYFRPSLLREIKYTKFVPQIFQPFLANWHESLDKGKEYKPHKEVYKAKKKRKQAIQAYEEALQKQEKVTK is encoded by the coding sequence ATGAGTGAAAGAATTCGGGTTTATGTCGGGACAGATAGGTCGCAATTACTAGCAGTTAAAGTCCTAGAACATTCAATTAAACGACATACTAAGCGGGATGTAGAAGTTTATCCCATGCTCGATTTACCAATCCCGAAACCTAAAGATCCGCGTCAGGGACAAAGGACAGGATTTTCCTTTAGTCGCTTTTGCATTCCTGAATTAGCGGGATATTCCGGGAAAGCGCTTTATTTGGATGCGGATATGTTAGTTTTCAAGGATATTGCTTCGCTTTGGGACATTCCTTTCGACGGTGCAAAAGTGATTATTCAAGAAGAAATTCCCCGCGATCGCCAGCAGATCGCTAAACATGGCGCACCACCCCAAAGAGTGAAACAATGTTCGGTGATGCTCTTAGACTGCGATCGTCTTGACTGGAAAATTGAGCAGATTATTGATGGTTTTGATACTAACAAATACAATTACGAAAAACTCATGTATGAGTTATGTATCTTAGATGACCAAAAAGATATCAAATATGGCGTTCCTTTTGAGTGGAATAGTTTAGAATATTACGACAAAAAAACCTGTTTAATTCACTATACTGATATGGCTACTCAACCGTGGGTATCTTCTCGGAACAAGTATGGCTATCTCTGGTTTAATGAAGTCAGACTGATGCTGAAAAATGGTTCCCTAACCATGAAAGAAATTGAAAAAGAAATTAAGTTGGGATATTTTCGACCATCTTTATTGCGAGAGATTAAATATACTAAATTTGTCCCCCAAATTTTCCAGCCATTTTTAGCAAATTGGCACGAATCTTTAGACAAAGGCAAAGAATATAAGCCTCACAAAGAAGTTTATAAAGCGAAAAAGAAACGCAAGCAAGCAATTCAAGCATACGAAGAAGCTTTGCAAAAACAAGAAAAAGTAACCAAATAA
- a CDS encoding glycosyltransferase family 2 protein, with protein MSNGKPTVLLFMDLIQDLDLIRPFLLAAKNREDLSFKVCVTDWLVSKSPRVENTLRELGIEYSVPFRRGVKLGIQPQLHDVQVLITAAESTAGPHKAAHLLTKRANAAGIHTYTLQHGFENIGLTYFDERETPESIQFASSKILLWGDVSLLAPEALPETISRCIPVGCPKEISPVTPEIKIPGKRDYAIAIFENLHWHRYSEDYRQSFLADLETTARRFPNTTFLVKPHHAGMWLTHRYKGNLPNADNIIIADPKLPQWEAYTAAALIKYVDAAITTPSTVAVDAARAGCPVSVVSYDLELENYAPLMRIKSTKDWFSFVNQIQNSQKIITARNQAQAFVERNLISGDAIQRILDLIAAEIAQESTDFTTINQLSYPSKAEILFLASLPLEYQYRNLKPEEYFKRLSTERGLFLGDALTDEEKAKNISLLLLVEETPSAELGVTLKSWQLQSCPLVDCWLIPLGNNSTESLTTWLAKQDFSGKIQVWKDNHNDWLQLADKSDFVLFSRPGDLLAPTLATTLKLFSFDSNPDVVVWNLQQLAGSEIDELTVKEFLRRPQLELHTLRHINYIGTGFAVKPNLAANYPDDLFDCLVKNDGHLFQLWLGNQVGLQWQTHPEYCSLRAGKNRPESLQKLVTPYLDTYRKIFSSLENEFEFVLQADEQQPYQLKPRRQAESISVIIPFRDKPDYTIRCLASLFKQQVSESLEIILINNQSTQNSLAQIKSYLEEQQSKINVKIIDYDFPFNHSRQCNLGAKVASGEVLFFLNNDAEILSESALSEMAAWALVASVTTVGCQIISPDGKQIIAGLKAKKATTSQKLSLVEECRDRKYARLIRETYGNSFACVAIAKNRYEELAGLNEKEFPNGFNDVEFNARSRAAGYTNIYLGHLQVQHLSGTSRGRCDEFLQTIILRQRFLQPSADSLFQLERDETYKRNLETEIKAKNVKLQQKEVKSELKKLKQENKKLAEEIAAMKTSKFWQLRAKWFRLKKLLKLAKESE; from the coding sequence TTGAGTAACGGTAAACCAACCGTGTTGCTATTTATGGATCTAATTCAAGATTTAGATTTGATTAGACCTTTTTTATTAGCAGCAAAAAATCGAGAAGACTTGTCATTTAAAGTCTGTGTAACTGATTGGTTGGTCAGTAAATCGCCGCGAGTAGAAAATACTTTACGTGAATTAGGGATAGAATATAGCGTCCCTTTCCGTCGTGGAGTTAAACTGGGAATTCAACCGCAATTACACGACGTTCAAGTATTAATAACTGCTGCCGAAAGTACGGCTGGACCGCACAAAGCCGCTCATTTACTTACCAAGCGAGCTAATGCCGCCGGAATCCACACTTACACTTTACAACATGGCTTTGAAAATATCGGTTTAACTTATTTTGACGAGAGGGAAACGCCCGAATCAATTCAGTTTGCTTCGTCAAAAATCTTACTTTGGGGGGATGTAAGTTTACTCGCTCCCGAAGCCTTACCAGAAACAATTTCTCGTTGTATTCCTGTCGGTTGTCCCAAAGAAATTAGTCCAGTTACACCTGAAATTAAGATACCAGGAAAAAGAGATTACGCGATCGCTATCTTTGAAAATCTCCACTGGCATCGCTATAGTGAAGATTATCGCCAATCTTTTTTAGCAGACTTAGAAACCACAGCCCGTCGCTTTCCCAATACCACATTTTTAGTTAAACCCCATCACGCGGGAATGTGGCTTACCCATCGCTACAAAGGTAATTTACCTAACGCAGATAATATCATCATTGCTGACCCCAAACTTCCTCAATGGGAAGCTTACACGGCTGCGGCTTTAATTAAATATGTTGATGCAGCAATTACTACCCCTTCAACTGTAGCAGTTGATGCCGCCCGCGCTGGTTGTCCGGTGAGCGTAGTAAGTTACGATTTAGAGTTAGAAAACTATGCTCCTTTGATGAGAATTAAATCAACCAAAGATTGGTTTAGTTTTGTCAATCAAATTCAAAATTCCCAGAAAATTATTACTGCTCGCAATCAAGCCCAAGCCTTTGTTGAAAGAAACCTAATTTCTGGCGATGCAATTCAACGCATTCTTGATTTAATCGCCGCCGAAATTGCTCAAGAAAGCACAGATTTCACAACAATCAATCAATTATCTTATCCCAGCAAAGCCGAAATTCTCTTCTTAGCAAGTCTACCTTTAGAATACCAATACCGCAATCTTAAACCTGAAGAATATTTTAAACGCTTGAGTACCGAGCGAGGTTTGTTTCTTGGAGATGCGCTTACTGACGAAGAAAAAGCCAAAAATATCTCTTTGTTGTTGCTAGTTGAGGAAACTCCTTCAGCAGAATTAGGAGTAACTTTAAAATCTTGGCAATTGCAAAGTTGTCCTTTAGTGGATTGTTGGTTAATTCCTCTGGGAAATAACTCGACAGAATCTTTAACTACTTGGTTAGCAAAACAAGATTTTTCTGGGAAAATTCAAGTCTGGAAAGATAACCACAATGACTGGCTTCAACTCGCAGATAAAAGCGATTTTGTCCTATTTTCTCGTCCCGGAGATCTACTTGCTCCTACCTTAGCCACCACATTAAAATTATTCAGTTTCGACTCTAATCCCGATGTAGTCGTTTGGAATTTACAGCAGTTAGCAGGAAGTGAAATAGATGAATTAACAGTTAAAGAATTTCTTCGCCGTCCGCAGTTAGAATTACATACTTTAAGACATATAAATTACATCGGAACTGGTTTTGCTGTCAAACCGAATTTGGCAGCTAATTATCCCGACGATTTATTTGATTGTTTAGTTAAAAATGACGGACATTTGTTTCAGCTTTGGCTAGGAAATCAAGTTGGGTTGCAATGGCAAACACATCCGGAATATTGTAGTTTGAGAGCAGGAAAAAATCGACCCGAAAGTTTGCAAAAGTTAGTAACTCCCTATCTGGATACTTATCGAAAAATATTTAGTTCTCTTGAAAACGAATTTGAGTTTGTCTTGCAAGCTGATGAACAACAACCTTACCAACTCAAACCCCGTCGTCAGGCTGAAAGTATTAGTGTAATTATTCCTTTTCGCGATAAACCAGATTATACTATTCGTTGCCTAGCTTCTTTGTTTAAACAGCAAGTTTCGGAAAGTCTGGAGATAATTTTAATTAATAATCAATCAACGCAAAACAGTCTCGCACAAATTAAAAGTTATCTTGAGGAACAGCAAAGCAAAATTAACGTCAAAATCATCGATTATGACTTTCCTTTTAACCACAGCCGTCAGTGTAATTTAGGTGCAAAAGTAGCTAGCGGAGAAGTTCTTTTCTTTTTGAATAATGATGCGGAAATATTGAGCGAATCAGCCTTATCAGAAATGGCAGCTTGGGCTTTAGTTGCTAGTGTAACTACCGTAGGTTGTCAAATTATTAGTCCCGATGGTAAGCAAATAATTGCTGGTTTGAAAGCTAAAAAAGCGACAACTTCTCAAAAGTTAAGTTTAGTGGAAGAATGTCGCGATCGCAAATACGCTAGACTAATTCGCGAAACCTATGGAAACAGCTTTGCTTGTGTTGCTATAGCCAAAAATCGATATGAGGAATTGGCTGGGCTAAATGAAAAAGAGTTTCCCAACGGCTTTAATGATGTAGAATTTAATGCGCGATCGCGCGCAGCAGGTTACACTAATATTTATCTCGGACATCTCCAAGTTCAACACTTATCGGGAACTTCGAGAGGACGTTGCGATGAATTTCTCCAAACAATTATCTTACGTCAGCGTTTCCTTCAACCCAGCGCTGACAGTTTGTTTCAACTCGAACGAGATGAAACTTACAAGAGAAATTTAGAAACAGAAATCAAGGCAAAAAATGTTAAGCTACAGCAAAAAGAAGTAAAATCAGAATTGAAAAAATTAAAACAGGAGAATAAAAAATTAGCAGAAGAAATTGCCGCAATGAAAACTTCTAAGTTTTGGCAGCTTAGAGCCAAATGGTTTAGGCTGAAAAAGCTGCTTAAACTAGCTAAGGAATCAGAATAA
- a CDS encoding sialidase family protein, with translation MFVKPLTNEPVFLAETVETTECHASTLLRLPNNSYLCAWFAGSKEGNDDTAIWLSEKSGENWSSPVKNAKVTDEPHWNPVLCQNHEQIYLFWKVGPSPREWRSYVSRRSFESHQWSSPQALVDQAIAGGPVKNKPIKLENGDWLAPASVETQTAWDCFVDRSTDGGKTWQPSAFIPRNRQNFAGLGIIQPTLWESSPGHVHLFARSTAGKIYRADSLDNGYTWCKAYPTELPNNNSGIDLAKLDDGSLILIYNPVEKNWGARTPLKIALSQDNGQTWSDIFVLEDKLGEYSYPAVIKTEFGFALTYTWKRQQIQFWEFSYEVEK, from the coding sequence ATGTTTGTCAAACCCTTGACTAATGAACCAGTATTCCTTGCGGAAACAGTAGAAACCACAGAGTGTCATGCTTCTACGTTACTCAGATTGCCGAACAATAGCTATCTTTGTGCTTGGTTTGCGGGAAGTAAGGAAGGTAATGACGATACGGCAATTTGGTTGAGTGAGAAATCTGGCGAAAATTGGTCTTCCCCGGTGAAAAATGCCAAAGTTACTGACGAACCGCACTGGAATCCGGTTTTATGCCAAAATCACGAGCAGATTTACCTTTTCTGGAAAGTCGGTCCCTCTCCCAGAGAATGGCGAAGTTATGTGAGTCGTCGTAGTTTCGAGAGTCACCAATGGAGTTCACCTCAAGCATTAGTTGACCAAGCGATCGCTGGGGGTCCAGTGAAGAATAAACCGATTAAACTAGAAAATGGCGATTGGCTGGCTCCAGCTTCCGTAGAAACTCAAACTGCTTGGGATTGTTTTGTCGATCGCTCCACCGATGGGGGAAAAACTTGGCAACCTAGTGCTTTTATACCACGGAATCGGCAAAATTTCGCTGGTTTGGGTATCATCCAACCGACATTATGGGAATCTAGCCCCGGTCATGTCCATCTTTTCGCCCGTAGTACCGCCGGAAAAATTTATCGTGCCGATTCCCTTGACAACGGTTACACTTGGTGCAAAGCCTATCCTACCGAACTTCCGAACAATAATAGCGGCATCGATTTAGCGAAATTAGACGACGGTAGCTTGATTTTAATTTACAATCCCGTCGAGAAAAATTGGGGTGCGAGGACTCCTTTAAAAATTGCCCTTTCTCAAGATAACGGACAAACTTGGTCAGATATATTCGTTTTGGAAGATAAGCTAGGAGAATATTCTTATCCGGCGGTAATTAAAACCGAATTCGGCTTCGCACTAACTTACACTTGGAAACGGCAACAAATTCAATTTTGGGAATTTTCCTATGAAGTAGAGAAGTAG